Proteins encoded together in one Bacteroides ovatus window:
- a CDS encoding type I restriction enzyme HsdR N-terminal domain-containing protein, giving the protein MLSLNLPVFDTKINVRNGKNVIFDVIRKRYVALTPEEWVRQHFVHFLIAHKGYPTALLANEVMVKLNGTTKRCDTVLYRRDLSARMIVEYKAPHIEITQAVFDQITRYNMVLKVDYLIVSNGMQHYCCRMDYENQSYTFLQDIPDYKSL; this is encoded by the coding sequence ATGTTATCGTTAAACCTACCAGTATTCGACACTAAAATAAACGTACGAAACGGAAAAAATGTAATTTTCGACGTAATTCGTAAACGATATGTCGCCCTTACCCCTGAAGAATGGGTACGGCAACACTTTGTTCACTTTCTTATTGCACACAAAGGATATCCGACTGCCCTTCTGGCCAATGAAGTAATGGTAAAGTTAAACGGTACTACCAAACGATGCGACACCGTACTTTATCGGAGGGATTTATCAGCCCGGATGATTGTGGAATATAAAGCACCACATATCGAAATTACACAGGCTGTTTTCGACCAAATCACCCGGTATAATATGGTACTGAAAGTAGATTATCTGATTGTCAGCAACGGAATGCAACATTATTGCTGCCGGATGGATTATGAAAACCAGAGTTATACGTTCCTCCAGGATATTCCAGATTACAAATCTTTATAA